A stretch of DNA from Vibrio sp. ED004:
AGCAACTCAGCTTGTTGCCGATGACTTAGGTATCGATACACAACTGGCAGTTAGTGATTACTCAGCCTCGAATTCAACCAAAAGCCGCGAACTACACATGTTTGCGCGCGGCGTTACTCGCGTACTTCAAGAAGCACAAATAGCTTCTGTCGACGCTGGTATCGACCAAGTCAATGCTCGTAAAGGCGCAATGTACAAACTGGCCGAGCTTGACTTGGCAGAGTTTAAAACCAAGACCGATTTACTGTCTCATGGCGCATCTGGAACCGACAATGCGTTGAAACAGCTGGGTAAGGAATACCGAGATCAACTCAAGGTTTCACAAGAAGACGTCGATGGCAATGACATCATCACTAGACCGCCAGCGCCTAAGCACGGTCAGGTCAATGATGCCTCAGACACCTTCAATTGGCAGTTTGTGCGTGGCTTCAACCAAAACACAGATTACGAATATTCATTGGATTCAGGTAAGACGTGGACGACAGTAATTCGTAAACCGATTGTTGTAGGAAAGCTACCGTTCGAGCAAGGAGCCGTTCAAGTTCGGGTTGCTGCGTCTAACGTTCGCAATACTCCTGCCGGAAAGCCCATGATCTCAGACAAAGCGTTTACGTTAACTACCGTGCCTGCTGCTCCAGCTTGGATTACGGTGAATAACGCAATCAATCAATTTGATTGGGCATTGGTCGATTCATTTAATGAACTGGATCTTTATGAGTATTCATTGGACAACGGTTCAAGCTGGACAAAGGCGACTGAAAAGCCTCAGAACATTCAAGATCTGGATATTCCTCTTGGACACTTAAAAGTTCGTGTTGCTAAAAATAATTCTCTAGGTCACCCAACCGGCTTAAGTGCAATGTCAGAGAAGCCGATGACAGTAACACCACCCCAACCAGCAAAACCGGTGTTGGAATTTGCTAACGACAGCACGAATCAAATCAACTGGCTTTGGGTCACTGGATACAATGCGCCGTCTTTCTACGAAATTAATCTAGGTAGCGGTTGGAAGGACGTAACCTCACTGCCGTACCTTGTTGGTAATGTGTCACTTCCTGCGAACTCGATTTCGGTTCGCGTTAAGTCAAATTCTCTGGATGCTCGCCCTGCAGGTGCTCCGCTGATTATCAGCTCGGCATTCACTCGCTCAGAAAATCAGCCTGTAGCACCCACCTCACCGATTGTTGACGATGCAGAAAACACATTCGCATGGACGAACGTTGAAGGGTTCACGGGGAGTGATTCCTACGAATACTCACTGGATAGAGGCATTACTTTTACTCCTGTGACTAGCAACCCACAAGCCATCCCCGATGAGATGCTTACCAAGGGACAAGTCTGTGTACGAGTGAAAGCAGAATCGGATCCTCTGCATGATCCTGGCGAAGCGCTATGTTCAGACAAGAGCTACTCTGTGACTCCTAGTATGCCTGCCGCACCGACATCACCAACCACCCATGATGGGTTAGATACATTTGATTGGACATTCGTAACTGGCTTTTCAGAAGCAACGGATTACGAGATCAATGTACTCAACGCAGGTTGGGTTGTGGTGACCCAAAAACCATACCAGTTAAGCGACCAAGCCTACGCTATTGGCTCGATTCAAGTGCGCGTTAAGCGAGACCCAATTACCGGTCGCCCTAGCAGCTCAGAATTGACCAACGATGTCGCGTTTACTGTACGTCCGTCAGCACCAAGCGCCCCGACGGATCTGGTGGTTAACGACATCGACAACACACTCGATTGGACATGCTTCGGCGATTTCACTCAGCCCGAGCACTTCGAAGTCACACTCGACTCCGGTTCAACTTGGACAAAAGTCACCGCGAAGCCTGTTGTGATTGGTAATGTCGACAAGAGTATCGGTGAAGTGCAATTACGAGTAAGTGCAAACCCTAACAATGGTATGCCTCACGGTGAGTCAGCATTAACAACACAAGCCTTCACCAAAGTATTTGAGATTCCAGCACCAACATCGCCTGAAATTACCAACACTTTCACCGGCTCAAACCCAATCAAGACCAATGGTTTTGAGTGGGACTACTTAACGGCCAACGTTGATGGGCAATCTGTTCGCTTTGATGAAGCCGAACACTATGAGTTCACCAACGACAAGGGTCTGACCTGGCAACCTGTTGTTTCGATCCCTCAATTTGTTGGCCCAGAAGCGTACGACAAAGCCAATGTCGGTGTTCGACTAAAAGAGAATGCGAAACAAGGTGTATCAAACTCAATTAGTGACACCCTTTGGGCTACAACGGCGGGTAGTCGCTTCACGGCATTAAAATTCGTACCAATGAAAACCCGCTCACAAGCTGCTGACTTTGGTTATGGTGGCTCATGGAATACGTACTCGCTCAATTGTATTGCTGAATACGATGATAAAGGGCAAGGGGAACCGACGTTTTGGGCGGAACGATTCTCTTCAGAAATAGATACTGTATTCGATAAAGTCACACAGCTGGATGATTGTGGTATTGCGGGTTGGACACTTCCAGACACCAGTGAAGTAATCACGTTGTCGCAGAGAGATCCTGCAACACTGCCATCAAATCTAAGAAGTGGTTACTTGGTATCGAATAAGTCAGTGAATGTATTAGCGGATAAAAATGGCGCCGCTGTCACTATCAACAAAGGCCAAGAATCTGTTGAGCAATATTACTCTAAATACGCATACGCTAAATGGCAATTGCCATCAGGTGCAGAGTTACTCACAGGTGTAGATAGCGCGACGACTGAAATAACCGCCTTTCTAAGTACACAAGATACGAAGATTAACGCTACAGAGCTTTATCTAGAAACCTGGTTAACCGCCAATCAATCTAACAGTAAAAGTTACGCTGCATTAGAAACCGAAGCTCAAGCTAAAGTAGTAGAACTGCAGGCTTTGACCCAACCATGGGCAGATGATCTTAAGAATACGAAGCTAAAGCTGAAAGCTCTTGAATTTCAGGCCTCTGTTGCTCAAAGCCGAACTGATGCTGAGAGCCTTGAATTCATTAACAAAGTCAAAGCGTATAAGGAACAAGTCGCTAAATTAGAGCAAAACACCGTTGCACTGAGCGCATTAGCCTCTGGTTCTGAATTTGCTCAAAAATTGGCGTTCATGCAGCAAAAATCCGTAACTCTATCCAGCTCAACCAACGCACTAAGCTCTGCGTCACTGGCTAAGGATATTCACCAAGCAAGTTTAGACCTGTACAACGCGATTTCAGATTTGGAACACCAATATGGCTTGGTTAATACGTTCGTAAACGAGCTGAATACCTCGACACAATTGATGGGCTCAGAGTTTGACACTCTTGCCGCTCTGTTCCAGAAGTTTATCAGTGAGATGAACACCACAGCCCAAGCCCACAATCTAGTGCAATCAAAAGTGTTGGCAAAAGACGGACTAAAGCTGGCAAAGGACAATGGCTATAGTGTCTCGCAAGCAGACGCAACCATAAGCAGCCGCTTCGCTAAATTGGATGAGCTAGGTAACTACCTACCGAAAAGCACCACCTACCAACAAGGTTGGCGCTGTGTTGAAGACACCCAAATAGCGGGCAAACGCCGCGTGTGGACACTGCTTAAAGACGGCCGACCAAATGGTGCTGACGATCTCGCTTATGACGCTTCAGCATCAGGAGTAGCAAGTGTCTTAGGCAGTAATGGTCTGCTAGAGAATACTAACAACGCTAACTTATGTGGCTTCAATGATTGGAAGGTACCAGGGCTGTCTCAGCTGTTATCACTACAGACCAAAGCTATTTCTAGTTCAAACTCGACCATAACGATCGATACAGACGCATTCCCTCATCACCGAGGGTTGGATCCGGAGTATGACAAGTCTAGCTATTACGGTGGCGTGACCTTTTACTACTGGTCGAATCAAGCAAAGGACACTAAGCAATACGTAACAAACTACAGCTCTGAACGCAGCTACCAAGATGTACGTAGTTCGAAAATCGACGGTACTGAAGATGCTGTCATCTTAGGACGTCTTGTCAGAGAAAAAGCGACCACATACCAGTACCTAGATATGCAAGGGAACGTCGTGGCCGATCGCCAAAATGCCATTTGCGTACAAGACACTGACAGTAACCTTGTTTGGCAACTGTTTACCAACGGAGACACTAGCCGTTTCAAGAAGTACGTAGAGGTAACGCCGTTAATTTCAACACGAAATACACAAACAGTATGTGGCAAGGCGAGTTGGCGCTACCCATCGAAAGCAGAGCTATACGGGTTGCTACCTATCAATTCCGATGTCTTTAAATTTAACGAAGTGACTGGTGGAGGTTATTCCAACCATAGTTCCTATATCACCAACGACCCCGCTCCTTACGGTCGAGTCCTCGGATTGAATATGACAACCATGGATGAAAGCCAAGTTGGCACTCAAAGTTACGACGGCCGCTACCTATACCGACTCGTTGCCAAATAGGCACTCAAAACACCTTTATTAATGACTACAGCAGCCTCAGCTGAGGCTGCTTTCATCTAGGAAATAACAACATGTTTAACAAGAAAAAGCAGCGCGGCGCGGCCGCTATCGAATACGCAATTCTCGCGGCAGCAATGTCTGTGGTCTTGCTTAATTTTGTAGGCGGCGAAAATGGTGATCTAACCGAAGCCATTACTGGCGCTTACCAAACTGTCGTCGATCAGCTCCGCGAAGCTCAAGAATCAGAATAAGTCCGTTTACCGTAAATTAAAGGAATAGTTATGACTGCCAAGCGACTCATGTTGCTGTCGTTATTTTGCTCGGTGCTCGGATTGTCCGTTTTACTGTTGAGCCAAACCAATAGCGAGTCTGCGATCACCTCATCTAAACACGCCGCTAAGCAAACGGTCAAAGTGCTGGTTCCAACTCGCACGATTGAGATAGGCCAAGCCTACACTCCAAACTCGTTCCGATGGAAAGAAGTTCCACAGCAAGAGTTGGAGAACTACATCGACCATGTAACGCCGGAAGATATTTCTGCCGACCACACGATGTCAGGACTAGCACGTACCAAGTTAGTCAAAGACTCAGTGCTATCGAAGGCCGATATTACAGAACCTAAAGGTGGCTACTCGCTCTCATTGAAGTTGCAACCGGGCTATCGCGCGATTTCGGTTCCTGTCGATCAAGTCACGTCTAATTCAGGCTTCATTGAACCGGGCGACCGAGTGGATATTCTCCTACTCGGTTCACAAGATGGTGAGCTACTTCGTTACGGCAATTCATCTCAAGGATTGTACGTTACAACGATAGTTTATGATGCAAGAGTCTTGGCATTTAATAACAAGCAAACGGCAGAATCTTATCAAAAGGCTCGGGAATCTAATGGTTTCGAAAATGGTATCCCTGACGACAGCAGTGTCTCTTTAGAAGTGACACCCGAGCAAGCAAACCAAGTGGTACTTGCTAAACAATTAGGCAAGTTAACGCTTGTGTTGCGCGGGCAAAACGAGGCTCAAGATCAACCTCAACACGCAAATGCCGTGACGCTGAAAGTCATTTCTCCTGATACAACTCAGGTTCTACCTGACGTGGGTTTAGTGGAATTTAGAGCCGACAATAAAACCGTTAA
This window harbors:
- a CDS encoding DUF1566 domain-containing protein, yielding MSVSLVSTMLIACGGAESDPKLKQSQTQPNSQTVSGIALDGYLHNAKVCFDKNSNAMCDSADGEIATTDAEGRFQLDVDNDVTQYPILVEAVAGVTIDMDSPNQPIESGFTLEVPNNNSDVISPVTSLIASVSRTSGISFDEATQLVADDLGIDTQLAVSDYSASNSTKSRELHMFARGVTRVLQEAQIASVDAGIDQVNARKGAMYKLAELDLAEFKTKTDLLSHGASGTDNALKQLGKEYRDQLKVSQEDVDGNDIITRPPAPKHGQVNDASDTFNWQFVRGFNQNTDYEYSLDSGKTWTTVIRKPIVVGKLPFEQGAVQVRVAASNVRNTPAGKPMISDKAFTLTTVPAAPAWITVNNAINQFDWALVDSFNELDLYEYSLDNGSSWTKATEKPQNIQDLDIPLGHLKVRVAKNNSLGHPTGLSAMSEKPMTVTPPQPAKPVLEFANDSTNQINWLWVTGYNAPSFYEINLGSGWKDVTSLPYLVGNVSLPANSISVRVKSNSLDARPAGAPLIISSAFTRSENQPVAPTSPIVDDAENTFAWTNVEGFTGSDSYEYSLDRGITFTPVTSNPQAIPDEMLTKGQVCVRVKAESDPLHDPGEALCSDKSYSVTPSMPAAPTSPTTHDGLDTFDWTFVTGFSEATDYEINVLNAGWVVVTQKPYQLSDQAYAIGSIQVRVKRDPITGRPSSSELTNDVAFTVRPSAPSAPTDLVVNDIDNTLDWTCFGDFTQPEHFEVTLDSGSTWTKVTAKPVVIGNVDKSIGEVQLRVSANPNNGMPHGESALTTQAFTKVFEIPAPTSPEITNTFTGSNPIKTNGFEWDYLTANVDGQSVRFDEAEHYEFTNDKGLTWQPVVSIPQFVGPEAYDKANVGVRLKENAKQGVSNSISDTLWATTAGSRFTALKFVPMKTRSQAADFGYGGSWNTYSLNCIAEYDDKGQGEPTFWAERFSSEIDTVFDKVTQLDDCGIAGWTLPDTSEVITLSQRDPATLPSNLRSGYLVSNKSVNVLADKNGAAVTINKGQESVEQYYSKYAYAKWQLPSGAELLTGVDSATTEITAFLSTQDTKINATELYLETWLTANQSNSKSYAALETEAQAKVVELQALTQPWADDLKNTKLKLKALEFQASVAQSRTDAESLEFINKVKAYKEQVAKLEQNTVALSALASGSEFAQKLAFMQQKSVTLSSSTNALSSASLAKDIHQASLDLYNAISDLEHQYGLVNTFVNELNTSTQLMGSEFDTLAALFQKFISEMNTTAQAHNLVQSKVLAKDGLKLAKDNGYSVSQADATISSRFAKLDELGNYLPKSTTYQQGWRCVEDTQIAGKRRVWTLLKDGRPNGADDLAYDASASGVASVLGSNGLLENTNNANLCGFNDWKVPGLSQLLSLQTKAISSSNSTITIDTDAFPHHRGLDPEYDKSSYYGGVTFYYWSNQAKDTKQYVTNYSSERSYQDVRSSKIDGTEDAVILGRLVREKATTYQYLDMQGNVVADRQNAICVQDTDSNLVWQLFTNGDTSRFKKYVEVTPLISTRNTQTVCGKASWRYPSKAELYGLLPINSDVFKFNEVTGGGYSNHSSYITNDPAPYGRVLGLNMTTMDESQVGTQSYDGRYLYRLVAK
- the cpaB gene encoding Flp pilus assembly protein CpaB, with translation MTAKRLMLLSLFCSVLGLSVLLLSQTNSESAITSSKHAAKQTVKVLVPTRTIEIGQAYTPNSFRWKEVPQQELENYIDHVTPEDISADHTMSGLARTKLVKDSVLSKADITEPKGGYSLSLKLQPGYRAISVPVDQVTSNSGFIEPGDRVDILLLGSQDGELLRYGNSSQGLYVTTIVYDARVLAFNNKQTAESYQKARESNGFENGIPDDSSVSLEVTPEQANQVVLAKQLGKLTLVLRGQNEAQDQPQHANAVTLKVISPDTTQVLPDVGLVEFRADNKTVKTNTGADNNG
- a CDS encoding Flp family type IVb pilin, with protein sequence MFNKKKQRGAAAIEYAILAAAMSVVLLNFVGGENGDLTEAITGAYQTVVDQLREAQESE